In the Sphaeramia orbicularis unplaced genomic scaffold, fSphaOr1.1, whole genome shotgun sequence genome, one interval contains:
- the LOC115415799 gene encoding neural Wiskott-Aldrich syndrome protein-like yields MFSKWNYHHSLVHKGQLAQEYVSEFRRATNPPPEDPQKKPTIRFKIGPPPPKTKPEPPPPTPPPRRRDSPKLKLPKRKVEVDVFSICWRESWMSLKPPKVPVPESPGGPEADPGVHHHPGDQEQEVQRRRL; encoded by the coding sequence ATGTTCTCGAAGTGGAACTACCACCACTCTCTGGTCCACAAAGGACAGCTGGCCCAGGAATATGTGTCTGAGTTCAGGAGGGCCACCAACCCCCCCCCTGAAGACCCCCAGAAGAAACCCACCATACGCTTCAAAATCGGACCCCCCCCTCCTAAAACAAAACCCGAGCCTCCTCCTCCGACCCCGCCCCCCAGGAGGCGGGACTCCCCCAAACTGAAGCTTCCAAAGCGTAAGGTGGAGGTGGACGTGTTCAGCATCTGCTGGAGGGAGTCCTGGATGAGCCTGAAGCCCCCCAAGGTACCTGTTCCTGAAAGTCCAGGAGGCCCAGAGGCAGACCCTGGGGTTCACCACCATCCAGGTGACCAGGAGCAGGAGGTACAAAGGAGGAGGCTATGA